CATGACATACCAAACACCATGAACTTGTTTTCCCTATTTTTGAGAACAGATGACGTCATAGTCATAAGACTTTCAAACAATACCAGTAGCTTTGGACCATCTATGCAatattggccaaaagaaaaaaataaatgaaaagaacatCTACACGTGAAATATCTGAAGTAAAATCAAACCTCTTCCATAATAGCTTCAGAAAGAAATGAATCCTTGTGCATTTTTGACTCTACAGTATACTTCAGTAACGTATGTTGATTTCCTAGTTGCTCAAAAATCCATTTTCCCTGAAAGGAGTTGAAGTCCCCTTCGACCTGCTGAAAACTAATCTCTCGTTCCAGATGTTCACACAAATCAAGAACAACTCGGGCGTGGAGCACCATATACAGCAGACCTTTGCATCCTTCCTGCATTTATTTAGAGGCAAAGTTGAGCTCAGCGGAAAACAATGTAAGTCCAATCAGATTACATGGAAGCCATAACTGAATCTATAGGCATCAAACATGTCACAACATTCTCATTGGACAGGTGTCTATCAAAGATGTCTATATCAAAAGTGTCACCCAGTTAAGACTTTGCAGTGTCTCAATTATTAGTAGGTATTGTATAGTTTTACTTTGTCATGCTGTGTTTTTTTATGGTGCTCGATGATACAACCTTGTATCCCTATTCATTTATATGATGAATgaatgagaaaaagacaaattctCAAAAGGAATGAATCATAAATAACTGTTTTCTTACATGAACCATCAATTATCTAAGGGATTCCTCGAATCAACAGTTTCCTGAAGACATTATATCTGTCCCAGTTTACATGAACTGTTTTCCAcgttttatttttgaaacacACCACACCTGTAATACCCCATATGACATATCTTGGCTGCTAATTTTTAATGTCTACTACCAATCAAAGACATATATCTAACCAGTAACAGCTTCAGCTCAAAAAGTTTGCCTGTGATTATGGTTTTTCATTAGAAAGACATTTGGCTTGGAAACCATAAGTTCTATAGGGATCAgagggaatagaaaaacaaaaagaaaaagacccaaTACAACCGTGCCCACTTTTATTGACACATGGACCTTCTTCTTAAAGTGTCATCACACAACCTTTTGAAGTAGACTCGACAGATAGCATTAGtcatattaaaacattattaaagATAATATTAAGTAGTTTGAACAAGAAAGAACTACAAACTGGGGCAGATGATACatcatttgaaaagttgaaTATGCTTCCAAAGCAACTTTCTATCTATTGAACCAAATAGACTAAAAAAGTTCTTCTCTGTACCTGAAGAATGCGAACTTTGTTGTTTTCTCGTGATAAAATCTTGCTGATGGCCAAATTTGGAACTAACCTGTAATAAAGTAGAATGCAGGAAAACAATTTAGGTTGATGCTGTGTTGACAGGGTACTTAGAGCACAAAGAAGTATATAGCTGTATAAAATATATTCCATTTAATTCTCTCCCActttcttttagttttcttaTCAGTCGTATGTATGAACTAGTATTTCTCGCTTGTAATCATCTTCTCACTTATTGTTACTGGATCTTCATTTGTGATCATTCATGTAGTTAGCTCACTGACTGTCATATTGCTACTTACATatgattctttttctcttttttcctggGCAGTTGAACAACAAGTTGATAATTAAATGACAGCAAACTACAAATAATAAGTTCGATATGAACTACACAATAGTCAGGCCAGAATTTGTACCTACAATACTGATTACAAAAGCAACTAAGTAAAATGACAACTGAACTCGCCAAAAGATTTGTTCatgcatattttatttccaGTCGAAGACAGTGATATATGCATGTCCACTCCACTTGTTAAAGAGTTTCAACATTAGAATGTTAATTCGCTAATGGTTTATGGGACAAAGGATTTCTAGGTTTTCACTTGGGTCTCAAAGATAACTACCTACAATATTATTCCCTCACAAACTTTTAAGTATGAAAATCAGATGTACAAAAGATCCTGCATTAAATGCTCAAGCAATGCGAAAACACTGATACAGTACAAGTATTATCAGAAATTAGAGAGCAAAAGCCAAATTCCTTATCCAACTAAAGTAATAAGAAGCATGAGTAAGAGATACGTACTCAGGAAGGCTTTCATAAGCAGTCAAGATATTCCAGACTTCACGAACAGGAGCTTTTACTGTTATGCTAGCAATGACACATCGGTGGACACCTCCATTTTCCTTCAGCCCAAAACAGCATTCTATCAGAATTCACCTAAACAAAATTAGTCTCCCTAAACAAAAGCCAACAAAGAAATTCTAATATTAACTGTCATTCAGTTACCAATAAGCCATCAAGTCTACGGAGATGAACTTCATCCACCACACAAGGCCGATCGAGTTTGCAAACTTTGCCAAACACGCCCCAATTACTTGATGACGCAGGCAGTTGACCAGCATTAGCACTGGTGATCTCTCTAGGCTGCACCTTATCGTCCAGGTCAGGGCCAATGGAAGTAACGGCACCATTGATTGCTCTGTCCCTAAACCTCGTGGTTGATGCCAACTTCTGATTTCCCTCAAAATTTCTTTCAGCTCTGAATGCCAAGGCTTGAAGATTTACTGGGAGATCTGACCTGATGATCCTTTCTAGGAAAATAGCTGGGAAGTTGAAACGTGGTATCACATTTACCTCATATGACAAAGTTGTCGATGATCTGAATAGCAGagagatcaaaagagaaaattaggaAAGTCACAACAGGATTATTTGCAGAGACGTTGCACAGAATTTCGTTAGAGCATTCTTCTCTGTTTACTAGTAGATAAATGAATCCCTATTTGTGGCACAATAACATTTAACCcccaaatttcattataatgAGTCTTGAAATCATGTAACCTATGCATTGCAGACTCCTTGATCCTTCATTTATCCAGATGGGATATGCACATGATAGGACAGAAGTAACTTCTTGATCATCTGGATTGAAGTCAGACAATGAAAGAGATTATAGAGCAACTATAGAAAGGACTGACTGGCCAAGATGCTGCATAATGACAGTTGTTAAATTGGTGACACTAGTACCTCTTTTTTTTATCCTCTTATTAGATTTTGCCAGTTAAACAAACAAGAACTCTCATCACTGACAACCtgtaaatttgaaatctatctAAACAGGATGATTAGCGGATGCACTATTTTGATGGATAACTCAGGGAGGAGAAGATAGGAATTGGACACAAGACTTAATGGAGTTCCATTAATATGAGCTCATTGGCGCATTCATTATGATTAGTTGCAGATTGTCGCAATGTCGTACTGTTCATTCATGTATTTGCTGCTAATGTGGCTTGTTTGTCAGATTACATTAGTACAGTTGGCTTGTAGTGGGTCTGATCAACCGTCACTTTTGAAGTTAACTTACCtattaaagaagaaagaaccTTGATGGCTGATGCTTTCCAGATGTAAAAGTATAAAGCAAGAATGAAGATACCTAAACATGGTTTGCACACAAGCACAAAGAATCTCACCTAGGCCCTGATTTTAAAGACCATTTGCCTTCAAACTTCTTAAAGTCTCCATCAACCATGGAAAAGTGAAGTTCCGCTCATTATCCTGCGCCATGAGGTTGTTTCGAATTTATAGTTCAGTAATTGATGAAGCTCCACCTATGTATTGCAAATGTGACATCAATGCAACACAGAAAATTGAGTCCAACAACTACGCACGCATGTTTCAGTTTCTTACTTGCTCAGAAAATTTAACGGAAGCTAAAAAGAGAGACTGAATCCTCTATTACTATTATCatgaaagttaaaaaagaaaagcaatacCAAAGTAAGAATGCAAACATTAAGTTGATTTCCATGTGTTCTGGACTAATTCTTGCATAGAAGAGAACTTATGTTAATGTCTTCAAAATATATCCGATCGTTCATTTGATTAGGAGGTATATATTCTGATATAATTTCATGTAAGTCCTGCATTGGAGCCTGAGGCATATGTTAtataataaaacaaacaaattagACAGTGATGAAGTTAAAATGCCTGCCGGCTTATTTAAAGTTCAACATACATAAAGGAAGTTCAATGAGATAAAACAAACCAATCCCTTTGCCACTGCCCTTTAATAATAACATGTTCTATGTGAGCTCCACAGAACATTCAGGGGTAAAAAATGCGTATATGTGTGAAGGCTTTCTTGGCAGATGCACACATACGACAACGTCGACAAGGTAGAAAGAGGAAGCATCTTATCTCAACTGGCTTGATGTTGAATCTTCATCTGTGTAGCACTTGTCGTATCAGGTTTTCAGCTTGATTCATAGAtatcttcttttcttgatcTACTTAATCATGAAGAACTAAAATGCACACtaaaacaaacagaaaaaaaaaaggcaatttgAGGGCACTCACTGAATTGGCAAACTCCTGAAGGTCCAAGACGACATGAGCTTCAATATGCCAATACAATGCCCTCTGCAGGCCTCTCTGCTCCAGCCATATCCGCCCAGGATGCGGGCAGGGGATTCTCCCACTACACaattaaaagaaggaaaaaaaaacactcttTGTTCAGATGATGAGCACCATTTATGAAACACAGAAGGACGGCACATGACTTCAAATGAAGTATTGTAAAAACAAGGATGGCCCAAAAGGTTAGTCCATCTCTCCACAGACCGAGTAAGTTTTAACCCCTCCGTACAACGTCAAGCAATGCTAAGTATCGCCATAACTATGCTGTATGACTTTAACAGCGATTAAAACGACTATGCCTCATCCCTCTGAATTGGGCCGGGTCCATGAATCCTTTCGTGTCATTTTCGCTCAATTGCATATCAGTCCTCCCTGAAATCTAAGCAGCTCCAGAAGGAACTTTGCTTCAACGAGGAAAGCAAAGGCATGATTTAACTCCTTGTACTGAGAACTAATTGACTAAAATGATGTGATGAACTGCTCAAACCAGTGGGCTACAGGCACAATCAACCATCACATTTCAAAAAGATAAGACATCCAACAGAACCATACCCACATGATAACATACCAACCAGCATTGTTCTTTGTTACCTGCAGACTAGATTGGGGACGAAGTCGGCGAGGCGCTCGTAGTCGGTGAGAGCGTTCCAGACCGATTCCACGTCGGCCCTCACCGAGATGTCGCCCTtgatcctcctctctctccacgATATCACCTCCACCTCGCAATGCaccttcctctctcctcctcctcctccttccactgcctccctctctctgctcTCGCGACGCCCACCGCTGCCATCAACACCGCCTTCTTTcttcccgccgccgccgccaccactgGAGCTCCTCGCGATGCAAGCTCCGGCAGCGTTGTGCCGCCGCGAAGGCGACCAGACGACGGCGCATTGGCTGCGGAGAGCCGGGCGGGGGCGCGAAGACGGGCAGGTTCTTCTGAAGAGGGGTTCGAGGTTGGGGTGGGATGGTTTGCAGGTGATCATGGCCGAGTCGAGACTCAGTGAGTAGTGGAGTCGAGGAACTCGAGATGGAGCAGGAGGAAGCAAGAGCGGGGAGTTTCCTGTTCAGTTTGCCCCACCTCCGCCTCGACCGTTAATTCTGGCCACCGGTTTTTGCGGCACTCTCCCGCTCTCGTGGCTTGTCGTTTCGGGGCGGTGAAAACGGGTGGCCCTGGTGCTTCCAGGAAGGAGGGGGCATTCCCGTAATTTTTGCCCCCAAATGTGTGGTTACcgatttttttctctcctttttttttttttaattagaaatttcatgcCACTTCAAGTAGGATCcttattttttcataaacaaatCTATATCCTGAGGAAACAAAAATCTCACAAGAGGAATTAGAGATtagtgcattaaaaattatcagacttgtcataaatatacaattgagtcttataatttttaaaagaagtgtaattaaatcatacaatttattgcaaaaatacaattacgtcatataattttcaagaaagtgCATTGAATTTGCGGAAGACGTAATTACGCTTTCGTAATAAGATTAATGATTTGATTGTAATTTATGAAGATTTTAAAATCTTATTGTGCTttcttgagaagtttaaagatttttaatgcacttatccttAAAATATTATCTATGATGTCTCGATAGAATTCCACGTACCCTGCCCCAACCACAAAACGAGTTTCTAAAGCCTATCGGATCAAAATGAGATTTCTCGTGTTCTTTGAAAAGCAATTTAAAGAGGGAAAATCCGATCAATGATTTGACTTGTCCCTGATTGGCAAACTTTAGTAGGATCGTGCACACAATTGCCCTCATCCATGAGCAGACCGACCCGATACGAGCACGGCATAACATGACACGACACGATCCATTTTTTAGACGGCCCGCACCGGCATGGAGCCCCGTATGTGATGGGCCAGGAAGGGCCCGCCACAGCCCCTCCGGCCCAGCCCGGCCCGCTTCTCACGCCCGCGAAGAAAATATCCTAAAGCGCTCTTGCATCCACTCCAGCTCAACCTCTCcgcacattctctctctctctctctctctttgcggGGAAGAAGAAGCGAGCTCGCTCTGCACTGATCGACCTTCGTCCCGTCGCGTTCCTTCCCCTCCCTCTCGACGGTCGATGGCGGACGAGGATGTCGTGGCGATCTCGCCGCCGTCGGATCACAAGCGGAAGCTCGACGACGTGGACGCCGACCAAACCCTAGCTCCCGCCGAGGCtcccgacgccgacgccgccgccgccgacgccgacgccgacggcTACGCGGCCGACGGATACGCGGCCGCGGCGGGTTCCGATTCTCCGGACGTGAAGCGTCCCCGCCTCGACGGCGACCCCGAGGTTTCAGGTACTTCGCGGCCCTCGGTGTCGCGTCGCCTAGGGCTTCTCTGCGTGGTTTCTATTTGTGTTGTCTTGGTTTCCGTGAGGAGGCAAAAGTAGGAAGAGTGTTGAGGTGTTGTTCTCGATTCGCGCGTCGAGTTTGCGGGTTTTTTGTTTGATTATGCTCCTTCTGTGGCCTTTGAATGTTTGAGCTGCGGATTCGATGTCCAGGTGGCGAGGGTTTAGTTGAATATGTGAGTGGGTGTTTGAAATGTGATTGGAGATGTTGCTTGCCGAGTGATTTGAGTGTCAGGGTTAACGGTCGTTCCACTTGATGAACTGTTATTTGTTTGATAGAAACGGCCAATGGAAATGGGTACCCACATGAGAAGGGAGACGAGCCTGTAGAGGAAAATGGTATAGTGACAACTTTGGATGGTAGTGAGGTTGAGGAGGCTCAGCTTCAGTCAAACGTGAGCGAAGGAATAGTGGACAATGAAAAGACGTCCGTGGAAAATCATGGTGCGGGAGATCTTGACGATGCCCGTGGAACTTCCGAGGAAGAAGTTGTGCCGATAGTGGATGttaatgaacaggatgtcccTTCCCAAGAGCAGCAGGCATCTGATGATGGTCATACTTTGACACACAAAATTGAGGTTCCTAACAGTAAGGTGCGTTTGCTCTACTGCTTGTGTAGAAtacttttaaattaattttccgGATTTAAGTGAAGGTGGTTAGGATGACTTTTCTACCTAAGATTGTCGAGGTCTCAGAAAGTCAGTCGTACAATTTTATTGGAAAGTGATAGGATTTTACAAATCAAATGGAATAAGTCACGCACAGCAGTACCTGCGAAAGTGTGTGACATGGTGATAAGTGTTACCATTCTTGGAACTGATCTGTTATTATGATTTAACAgattcaaaagtttaaaaccaTATCAACTGCCAGCATGCAATACTAAAATTGCTTCATTTCAGTGATGGAGAAGTGTGTAGGGCTGAAGATGAAAAAGACCTAAGTTTAGTCAAAACTCACTGTTAGTTGCACTCTGCCGGTAATCGCATGTCCAATAGATGGTAGGTCTGCTAAGCTTGGCTTTGAAGATTAAGGAATGCTTGATGGAGAAACCTGGAACCGCTGATAACTATCTGACTTTTCAACTAAACTGTAAAttttgcctttttgaaaaaaataataattaatcaattgatgatttatttctATGTGCGTCTTGGGCATGGAAATTGGGTAAATATCAGCTGCAACCTACAAGATGTACAATGTAGTATACTAACActagaattttgaaattttttgatagTGAATGGTATATGAATATAACAGTTAACAGAAAACTATATAGTTCAAGATGTGAAGCTTCGCTCACCATTGACAGGTTATTTAATGAAATGATGGTCACTTCCAACCAACATAACAATTGTGATGAAGGCGACTTGTGAAACACTTCTATTTCCAGCAGTGTTTATATATGTAAAATGTACCACATACCAATTTCAATGATTAACAATAAATGAGAATGCTTGAAATGTTCTGAAGAAGTGTGATCAGTCATAATCAGATCACATTCTCTTGGTTTGTGTAAATCTGCAACCTCGGTGTACTGTTATTCTGATTGATTCAATGTACAAGTAAAGTGATCTGGAAGTGGAAGCACAAGCATGCATAATTTAATgttatgaaatattattttctgGTATAAACTGGATAGAGATGGATTTTAGCTTGTAACACTGAACCTTTCATAATTTTGGCTAGTAAAGCTGATTACGGCTTCTTTTGCATGGATGGTGcttcctgtttttctttttcatctaaaTATGTGCTGAGAGACAAGTTTGGGGTTTGACATGTGCAGGTTGGTGTTCTTATTGGTAAGAATGGAGATACCATACGCTACCTGCAATACAATTCAGGGGTGAAAATTCAGATCGTGAGAGATGCTGAAGCTGATATGTCATCTACAACAAGACCTGTGGAATTAACAGGAACGAAGGAGAACATTAGCAAGGCTGAGAAGCTTATTAAGGATGTCATAGCAGAGGTTGTATTCATTCTATTGCCACGTCATTTCCTTTAATCTTACCTTTTTGCCCTAGTTTCTTTTTGTGAGGTTAGATGAGCATTTAATATGATGAATTGATGGATCCATTTCATAGAATTGCCTGCACTGATGTAACTTCTGTCAATGTCTAAAATTATCTCTATATCTTATTGAAAGAATTGGTGATAGTTTTTCTTGAAGaacttttttccttattattcaGTATCTAGGAAAACTTAGTGAGATGATTCTTTGATACCTTGATCACCATGATTGCCCCGAgatggggggagagagagagagttgatcACTGGAAAACCCCATGATTGCCCTGAGGATATTGTTTTTTCATATTGAAGGGGAGAGAATGGCAAGTGAAGATGCTTAAAGTGAAACAGATTGTGAGAGTGCCATTCCCTACTTTTGCTTTTACATTTTATAATTGTGATATTCTCTCGTCCTCTGTTTTTTCGAATTTGCACATGCATCAGTGTGCTGGTTGTGCCTATTTGCTAGTTTACATAATTGAAATGTTGAATTAGATAAACCAATGGTGCAAGACAAAAGACTTATCAAATGTCACTTTGGTTATGATGGAAGCAACATTAAAGATCTTTTAGAGTTTCTTGTGTTGATGCTTATCCTACCAAAAGGATGTGAAATCATTTTCACATGTTGACAAGAG
Above is a window of Eucalyptus grandis isolate ANBG69807.140 chromosome 9, ASM1654582v1, whole genome shotgun sequence DNA encoding:
- the LOC104418018 gene encoding uncharacterized protein LOC104418018 isoform X1 — translated: MVDGDFKKFEGKWSLKSGPRSSTTLSYEVNVIPRFNFPAIFLERIIRSDLPVNLQALAFRAERNFEGNQKLASTTRFRDRAINGAVTSIGPDLDDKVQPREITSANAGQLPASSSNWGVFGKVCKLDRPCVVDEVHLRRLDGLLENGGVHRCVIASITVKAPVREVWNILTAYESLPELVPNLAISKILSRENNKVRILQEGCKGLLYMVLHARVVLDLCEHLEREISFQQVEGDFNSFQGKWIFEQLGNQHTLLKYTVESKMHKDSFLSEAIMEEVIYEDLPSNLCAIRDYIENRDTTAADSETISESGLSSEQTASPSMDESTCVSATTEDISNYDDDLSSQRPRVPGLQRDIEVLKAELVKFISEHGQEGFMPMRKQLRLHGRVDIEKAITRMGGFRRIASLMDLSLAYKRRKPKGYWDNLENLEEEIRRFQRSWGMDLSYMPSRKSFERAGRYDIARALEKWGGLHEVSRLLSLKVRHPNRQPGLAKDKRADPVAATDVEVEDRSTSKPYISQDTQKWLSQLKHLDINWVE
- the LOC104418018 gene encoding uncharacterized protein LOC104418018 isoform X3, translated to MVDGDFKKFEGKWSLKSGPRSSTTLSYEVNVIPRFNFPAIFLERIIRSDLPVNLQALAFRAERNFEGNQKLASTTRFRDRAINGAVTSIGPDLDDKVQPREITSANAGQLPASSSNWGVFGKVCKLDRPCVVDEVHLRRLDGLLENGGVHRCVIASITVKAPVREVWNILTAYESLPELVPNLAISKILSRENNKVRILQEGCKGLLYMVLHARVVLDLCEHLEREISFQQVEGDFNSFQGKWIFEQLGNQHTLLKYTVESKMHKDSFLSEAIMEEVIYEDLPSNLCAIRDYIENRDTTAADSETISESGLSSEQTASPSMDESTCVSATTEDISNYDDDLSSQRPRVPGLQRDIEVLKAELVKFISEHGQEGFMPMRKQLRLHGRVDIEKAITRMGGFRRIASLMDLSLAYKRRKPKGYWDNLENLEEEIRRFQRSWGMDLSYMPSRKSFERADVLQGDTTLRAL